A genome region from Defluviimonas aquaemixtae includes the following:
- a CDS encoding uracil-xanthine permease family protein, with protein MADISIGTAEQLRDPNFTPPLTKAVPLGIQHVLAMFVSNVTPAIIVAGAAGFGFGSNSPDFPEMIYMIQMSMVFAGIATLFQTIGVGPMGARLPIVQGTSFAFLPIMIPLVAGKGVDAMAGLMGGVLIGGLFQGSLGLIINKIRFALPPLVTGLIVTMIGLALVRVGIQYAAGGVPAIGTPEYGSLQNWFVASVVIVVTLGLKFFTRGMMSISAVLLGLIAGYVVALLMGMVSFGNVANAAVFALPDPLHFGLDFQLAAIVGFCFMGVVSAIETVGDVSGITKGGASREATGEELAGATYADGFGSAIAGLFGGLPNTSFSQNVGLIAITGVMSRHVVTCGAVFLIVAGMVPKVGAAISTVPIEVLGGGVIVMFGMVVAAGVSMLSDVNWNRRNMVIFAIALSIGLGLQLEPDGVQHLPDTLRVLMTSGLLPAAVIAIVLNLVLPDEIADEATDEVSGGMAGHARGSLPKDDHV; from the coding sequence ATGGCTGACATCTCGATCGGAACCGCGGAACAGCTCCGCGATCCGAACTTCACACCCCCGCTCACCAAGGCGGTCCCGCTCGGCATCCAGCACGTGCTGGCCATGTTCGTCTCGAACGTCACGCCTGCGATCATCGTCGCGGGGGCGGCCGGGTTCGGCTTCGGCTCGAACTCGCCCGATTTCCCCGAAATGATCTACATGATCCAGATGTCGATGGTCTTCGCCGGCATCGCGACCTTGTTCCAGACCATCGGCGTCGGCCCGATGGGCGCGCGCCTGCCGATCGTGCAGGGCACGAGCTTTGCCTTCCTGCCGATCATGATCCCGCTCGTCGCGGGCAAGGGCGTCGACGCGATGGCGGGCCTCATGGGCGGGGTGCTGATCGGCGGCCTCTTTCAGGGCTCGCTCGGCCTCATCATCAACAAGATCCGGTTCGCGCTGCCGCCCCTGGTCACCGGCCTCATCGTCACGATGATCGGACTGGCGCTGGTGCGCGTCGGCATCCAGTACGCGGCGGGCGGCGTGCCCGCCATCGGCACGCCGGAATACGGCAGCCTGCAGAACTGGTTCGTGGCCTCCGTCGTGATCGTCGTCACACTCGGGCTGAAGTTCTTCACGCGCGGCATGATGTCGATCTCGGCGGTGCTGCTCGGTCTGATCGCGGGCTATGTCGTAGCACTCCTCATGGGGATGGTGAGCTTCGGCAACGTGGCCAATGCGGCGGTCTTCGCCCTGCCCGACCCGCTGCATTTCGGGCTCGACTTCCAGCTCGCCGCCATCGTCGGCTTCTGCTTCATGGGTGTCGTCTCGGCGATCGAGACGGTGGGCGACGTGAGCGGGATCACCAAGGGCGGGGCCAGCCGCGAAGCCACCGGCGAGGAACTCGCAGGCGCGACCTATGCCGACGGCTTCGGCTCGGCCATAGCGGGCCTCTTCGGCGGTCTGCCGAACACTTCGTTCAGCCAGAATGTCGGCTTGATCGCCATCACCGGCGTCATGAGCCGCCATGTCGTGACCTGCGGCGCGGTCTTCCTGATCGTCGCGGGGATGGTGCCGAAGGTCGGCGCCGCGATTTCGACGGTGCCGATCGAGGTCTTGGGCGGCGGGGTCATCGTGATGTTCGGCATGGTCGTGGCCGCCGGCGTCTCGATGCTCAGTGACGTGAACTGGAACCGGCGCAACATGGTGATCTTCGCCATCGCGCTTTCGATCGGCCTCGGCCTCCAGCTCGAGCCCGACGGCGTCCAGCACCTGCCCGACACGCTGAGGGTACTGATGACCAGCGGCCTCCTGCCCGCGGCGGTCATCGCCATCGTCCTCAACCTGGTCCTTCCCGACGAAATCGCCGACGAGGCGACCGACGAAGTGTCGGGCGGCATGGCCGGCCACGCCCGCGGCTCGCTGCCGAAGGACGATCACGTCTGA
- a CDS encoding ureidoglycolate lyase: MTERRLVPAPLTAEAFAPFGDVIEVAGAPDKLINQGLCGRHHDRARLDFADGRAGISLFDAQARTFPYAIDMVERHPEGSQAFVPLDGVPFLVVVADDAEGRPVNPKAFVTRPGQSVNLLRGVWHGVLAPIERPGKYIVIDRIGAGPNLEEHWFDAPYIVETAKI; encoded by the coding sequence GTGACGGAGCGCAGGCTCGTTCCCGCCCCGCTCACGGCGGAGGCCTTCGCGCCCTTCGGCGACGTGATCGAAGTTGCGGGCGCGCCCGACAAGCTCATCAACCAGGGGCTCTGCGGGCGCCATCACGACCGCGCCCGGCTCGACTTCGCCGATGGCCGCGCCGGGATCAGTCTCTTCGACGCTCAGGCGCGGACGTTCCCCTACGCGATCGACATGGTCGAACGTCACCCCGAGGGCAGCCAGGCCTTCGTGCCGCTCGACGGCGTGCCGTTCCTCGTCGTCGTCGCCGATGACGCGGAGGGCCGGCCAGTAAACCCGAAAGCTTTTGTCACCCGCCCCGGCCAGTCGGTCAATCTTCTGCGCGGCGTCTGGCACGGCGTGCTGGCGCCCATCGAGCGGCCGGGAAAATACATCGTCATCGACCGCATCGGCGCGGGTCCGAACCTCGAGGAACACTGGTTCGACGCGCCCTACATCGTGGAGACGGCAAAGATCTGA